One window of the Spirochaetota bacterium genome contains the following:
- a CDS encoding type II toxin-antitoxin system HicB family antitoxin — translation MRQVIIFPGEDGYYVAECPSLPGCISQGKTKEEAIENIKDAIEGYILALQDDHIPVPAETFDTMMLVV, via the coding sequence ATGAGGCAAGTAATCATTTTCCCCGGAGAGGACGGCTACTATGTGGCCGAATGCCCGAGCCTTCCCGGTTGCATCAGCCAGGGAAAGACAAAAGAAGAAGCTATAGAAAATATCAAGGATGCCATAGAAGGATACATATTAGCCCTTCAGGATGATCATATTCCGGTTCCCGCCGAAACTTTCGACACCATGATGCTTGTTGTATGA
- a CDS encoding 6-phosphofructokinase — protein MALNRVGILTGGGDCSGLNAVIRAVTRAAAIGYGVKVTGILDGFEGLIANRSEELTVRSTRDILTLGGTVLGTTNKGNPFQYRELRPDGTISVSDMSDTAVRNFNAMGLDCLFVVGGEGTLEIGYRFFEKGVPVIGIPKTIDNDLDRTDYTFGYQTAIEVACDALDRLHSTGRSHQRVMILEVMGRTAGWISLEAGIAGGAHIILIPEIPYSIDRVVEKIVAREKGGSPFTIIMVAEGAKEEGGEVITQASASTRLQGVPQLGGVGFHLADQIKSRVDLEVRCTVLGHIQRGGSPCAFDRVLGTRLGAEAVRAAAEGKFGVMVALDTPDIVLVPLKELAGKVRSVPVDAQLIRSAESIGISMGR, from the coding sequence ATGGCGCTCAATCGTGTCGGCATACTCACCGGCGGCGGCGACTGCTCGGGGCTCAACGCGGTGATACGCGCGGTCACCCGCGCCGCGGCGATCGGCTACGGTGTGAAGGTCACCGGCATACTGGACGGCTTCGAGGGCCTCATCGCGAACCGCTCCGAGGAGCTCACCGTGCGCTCCACCCGCGACATCCTCACGCTGGGCGGCACGGTCCTGGGCACGACCAACAAGGGGAACCCCTTCCAGTACCGCGAGCTTCGTCCCGACGGGACCATTTCCGTAAGCGATATGTCCGATACCGCCGTCAGGAATTTCAATGCCATGGGTCTCGATTGTCTCTTCGTGGTGGGGGGCGAGGGGACCCTTGAAATAGGGTACCGGTTTTTCGAGAAGGGCGTCCCGGTCATAGGCATCCCCAAGACGATCGACAACGATCTCGACAGGACCGATTACACCTTCGGCTACCAGACCGCGATTGAGGTCGCCTGTGACGCGCTCGACCGCCTGCATTCTACGGGACGCAGCCACCAGCGCGTAATGATCCTCGAGGTAATGGGAAGGACCGCCGGCTGGATCTCGCTCGAGGCGGGGATCGCCGGCGGGGCGCACATCATACTCATCCCCGAGATACCCTACAGCATAGACCGCGTGGTCGAGAAAATCGTCGCGCGGGAAAAGGGGGGAAGCCCCTTCACCATCATCATGGTTGCGGAGGGCGCGAAGGAGGAAGGGGGCGAGGTGATCACCCAGGCGTCCGCCTCCACCAGGCTCCAGGGCGTGCCGCAGCTCGGGGGCGTGGGCTTCCACCTGGCGGACCAGATCAAGTCCCGCGTGGACCTGGAGGTGCGCTGCACGGTGCTGGGGCATATCCAGCGCGGGGGCTCTCCCTGCGCGTTCGACCGGGTGCTCGGGACCAGGCTCGGGGCGGAGGCGGTGCGCGCCGCCGCGGAGGGGAAGTTCGGCGTCATGGTGGCACTCGACACGCCCGATATCGTACTGGTTCCGCTCAAGGAACTCGCGGGCAAGGTGCGCTCGGTGCCGGTCGACGCGCAACTCATACGGAGCGCGGAATCGATCGGGATAAGCATGGGAAGGTGA
- a CDS encoding type II toxin-antitoxin system HicA family toxin, whose amino-acid sequence MSGLPRISGRDCVKALEKAGFYFKRQHGSHIILRRNDPFTQVVVPDHKELDRGTLRSIIRQAGLSIDEFLILL is encoded by the coding sequence ATGAGCGGCCTTCCCAGAATTTCCGGCAGGGATTGCGTAAAGGCTCTCGAAAAAGCAGGATTTTATTTTAAAAGACAGCATGGAAGCCACATAATTCTAAGAAGGAATGACCCTTTTACCCAGGTCGTCGTGCCTGATCATAAGGAGCTTGATCGTGGTACTCTCCGCTCTATTATAAGGCAGGCGGGTTTATCCATTGATGAATTTTTAATTCTGCTTTAG